In a single window of the Blattabacterium cuenoti genome:
- a CDS encoding thymidylate synthase, whose translation MKQYLNLLKNILEKGVKRKDRTGIGTISMFGYQMRFDLEKGFPLLTTKKLNIRSIIYELLWFLKGDTNIQFLKKNQVYIWNKWADKNGELGPIYGYQWRKWPTYDGHLIDQIVNIIREIKLNPNSRRLIVSSWNVGMIQDMALPPCHLLFQFYVYKKKLSLLLYQRSADIFIGLPFNIASYALLLTMLAQVLDLQEKELIHTIGDAHIYNNHIKQIKLQMKRTPRTLPKIIINSSVKNIFQFRFEDFQLKNYNPFPHIKGEVAV comes from the coding sequence ATGAAACAATATTTAAATTTATTAAAAAATATATTAGAAAAAGGAGTCAAAAGAAAAGATCGTACTGGGATAGGAACAATAAGCATGTTTGGATATCAAATGAGATTTGACTTAGAAAAAGGTTTTCCTCTTTTAACCACTAAAAAATTAAATATACGATCTATTATTTATGAACTATTATGGTTTTTGAAAGGTGATACTAACATTCAGTTTTTAAAAAAAAACCAAGTTTATATTTGGAATAAGTGGGCGGATAAAAATGGAGAATTAGGTCCTATATATGGATATCAATGGAGAAAATGGCCAACCTACGATGGCCATTTGATTGATCAAATAGTTAATATCATAAGAGAAATCAAATTAAATCCTAATTCTAGACGTTTAATAGTATCTTCTTGGAATGTAGGAATGATTCAAGATATGGCATTACCTCCTTGCCATTTATTATTTCAATTTTATGTATATAAAAAAAAATTATCATTACTTTTATATCAAAGAAGCGCAGATATTTTTATAGGATTACCATTTAATATTGCTTCTTATGCTTTATTACTTACTATGTTAGCTCAAGTTCTTGATCTTCAAGAAAAAGAACTCATTCACACTATAGGTGATGCTCATATTTATAATAATCATATTAAACAAATAAAACTACAAATGAAAAGAACTCCAAGAACACTTCCTAAAATAATAATCAATTCTTCTGTTAAAAACATTTTTCAATTTCGTTTTGAAGATTTTCAATTAAAAAATTATAATCCTTTTCCTCATATAAAGGGAGAGGTTGCCGTTTAA
- the thrA gene encoding bifunctional aspartate kinase/homoserine dehydrogenase I has translation MQVLKFGGSSVAHSDAIKRIGSLLEKKPKGRYAIVVSALGNITDQLIQCGQLASERKNIYKNILEEIEIRHLNIIRELFPITYQSHLISWIKKNINDLESLCDGIFQVEELSKRSLDKIMSFGELSSSFLIAEKLKQSGLDAVCKDSRDLIITDSQFGCAQVDFITSNHHIVQFFREKTSEYVVLPGFIGSTLENETTTLGRGGSDYTAAILAAAISASLLEIWTDVSGMMTANPKIVNQAFPIKEISYEEAMELSHFGAKVIYPPTIQPAMKKHIPIQIKNTFSPLDPGTLIYINKNTNISQPVTGISGIQDMALLTLEGSGMVGIPGYSKRLFEALSREKINVIFITQSSSEHSITTGIHETDVIKAKTVIDSEFAQEIHQRRIDPLRIEKDLCIIAVVGDNMKNLHGTSGKMFASLGRNSINVRAIAQGSTEKNISAVIRKTDFKKALNTLHEAFFESPPKQINLFICGVGKVGSKLLEQIDQQQNYLLEELKLQVRVIGLANSKKMYFNDHGINLNDWEKYLNQRSIKMNIYSFMEEVWKFNLRNSLFVDNTASEEMAMTYDKFLKNGIGVITCNKIACSSDYDHYKKLKILSRHFKAPFLFETNVGASLPVISTLNDLINSGDKINKIEAVLSGSLNFIFNHFVGEKSFLEVVKEAQLKGYTEPDPRIDLSGLDVMRKILILARECGAPLELSDIHQKSFLPETCSNSTSIDNFYKELDRHRDYFFKIRSKAEEEKKRLRFIARYENGVAYVGLESVKQIHPFFQLEGKDNMVLYNTYRYAEQPLIIKGAGAGAEVTASGVFSDIIKATK, from the coding sequence ATGCAAGTTTTAAAATTTGGGGGTAGTTCCGTGGCTCATTCTGATGCTATAAAACGTATTGGTTCTTTATTAGAAAAAAAACCAAAAGGAAGATATGCAATTGTTGTATCTGCATTAGGAAATATTACGGATCAGTTAATACAATGCGGGCAATTAGCTTCTGAAAGAAAAAATATTTATAAAAATATATTAGAAGAAATAGAAATTAGACATCTTAATATTATAAGAGAATTATTTCCTATAACCTATCAAAGTCATTTAATTAGTTGGATTAAAAAAAATATAAATGATTTAGAAAGTTTATGTGATGGAATTTTTCAAGTAGAAGAACTTTCAAAACGTTCTTTAGATAAAATTATGAGTTTTGGAGAGTTAAGTTCTTCTTTTCTTATTGCAGAAAAACTGAAACAATCTGGTTTAGATGCAGTTTGTAAAGATAGTAGAGACTTGATTATAACCGATTCTCAATTTGGATGTGCACAAGTAGATTTTATCACAAGTAATCACCATATCGTTCAGTTTTTTCGTGAAAAAACATCAGAATATGTTGTTTTACCAGGATTTATAGGTTCTACGTTAGAAAACGAAACAACTACTCTTGGAAGGGGTGGCTCTGATTATACTGCGGCTATTTTAGCTGCTGCTATATCTGCTAGTTTACTTGAAATATGGACGGATGTAAGTGGAATGATGACAGCAAATCCAAAAATTGTAAATCAAGCTTTTCCTATAAAAGAAATTTCTTATGAAGAAGCTATGGAATTATCACATTTTGGAGCAAAAGTTATTTATCCTCCTACGATTCAACCTGCTATGAAAAAACATATTCCTATACAAATTAAAAATACTTTTTCTCCTTTAGATCCAGGTACTTTAATTTATATTAATAAAAACACGAATATAAGTCAACCTGTCACTGGTATATCTGGAATTCAAGATATGGCTTTACTTACTTTAGAAGGAAGTGGAATGGTAGGAATTCCTGGGTATTCTAAACGTTTATTTGAAGCGTTGTCACGTGAAAAAATAAATGTAATATTTATAACTCAAAGCTCTTCAGAACATTCGATAACAACAGGAATTCATGAAACAGATGTTATCAAAGCAAAAACGGTAATAGATAGCGAATTTGCTCAAGAAATACATCAAAGACGTATAGATCCATTAAGAATAGAAAAAGATCTTTGTATAATCGCTGTAGTAGGAGATAATATGAAAAATCTTCATGGAACCAGTGGAAAAATGTTTGCTTCTTTAGGAAGAAATAGTATTAATGTTAGAGCTATAGCCCAAGGTTCTACTGAAAAAAATATATCAGCTGTTATTAGAAAAACAGATTTTAAAAAAGCATTAAATACTTTACATGAAGCTTTTTTTGAAAGCCCACCAAAACAAATTAATCTTTTCATTTGTGGAGTGGGAAAAGTAGGAAGTAAATTACTTGAACAAATAGACCAACAACAAAATTATCTATTGGAAGAATTAAAACTTCAAGTTAGAGTAATCGGGTTGGCTAACAGTAAAAAAATGTATTTCAATGATCATGGAATCAATTTAAATGATTGGGAAAAATATCTGAACCAAAGAAGTATTAAGATGAATATATATTCCTTTATGGAGGAAGTATGGAAATTTAATCTAAGGAATAGTTTATTTGTTGATAATACAGCTAGTGAAGAAATGGCCATGACTTATGATAAATTTTTGAAAAATGGAATAGGGGTTATTACTTGTAATAAAATAGCTTGTTCCTCCGATTATGATCATTATAAAAAATTAAAAATACTTTCTAGACATTTCAAAGCTCCATTTTTGTTCGAAACAAATGTAGGGGCTAGTCTTCCAGTTATTAGTACACTAAATGATCTAATTAATAGTGGAGATAAAATTAATAAAATAGAAGCTGTATTATCAGGAAGTTTAAATTTTATATTTAATCATTTTGTAGGAGAAAAATCCTTTTTAGAAGTAGTAAAAGAAGCACAACTAAAAGGGTACACAGAACCTGATCCTAGAATTGATTTAAGTGGGTTAGATGTTATGCGAAAGATTCTAATTTTAGCAAGAGAATGTGGTGCCCCATTAGAATTGAGTGATATTCATCAGAAATCTTTTCTTCCGGAAACTTGTTCAAATTCTACTTCCATAGATAATTTTTATAAAGAATTAGACCGACATAGAGATTACTTTTTTAAAATCAGAAGTAAAGCAGAAGAAGAGAAGAAACGTTTACGTTTTATTGCACGTTATGAAAATGGGGTTGCTTATGTTGGACTAGAATCTGTTAAACAGATTCATCCATTTTTTCAATTAGAAGGAAAAGATAATATGGTTTTATATAACACGTATCGTTATGCTGAACAACCTCTCATCATAAAAGGAGCAGGTGCTGGAGCAGAAGTTACTGCATCCGGAGTTTTTTCAGATATTATTAAAGCTACTAAATAA
- a CDS encoding urease subunit gamma yields MHLTSYEKEKILLHMAGELAKKRLKRGLKLNYPESLALIAHYVMEGARDGKTVKDLMYEAGNILNDEQVMDGVYELLNNVQVEATFPDGTKLVTIHHPIKKNRKKNSSLIPGQYNLLKEDIVLLPGRSRIKRIVSNTGSRPIQVGSHFHFYETNSALLFDREGTKGYRLDIPSGRSVRFEPGETKEVMLVEIGGSKKIYGFSGKENTTI; encoded by the coding sequence ATGCATTTAACTTCTTATGAAAAGGAAAAAATTCTTCTACACATGGCTGGAGAATTAGCAAAAAAACGTTTAAAAAGAGGATTAAAATTAAATTATCCCGAATCTTTAGCTTTAATCGCTCATTATGTAATGGAAGGAGCTCGTGATGGAAAGACAGTGAAAGATCTCATGTATGAAGCAGGAAATATTCTGAACGATGAACAAGTTATGGATGGAGTGTATGAATTACTTAATAATGTTCAAGTAGAAGCTACTTTTCCTGATGGAACAAAGTTGGTAACTATACATCATCCTATCAAAAAAAACAGAAAAAAAAATTCTAGTCTAATTCCAGGACAATATAATCTTTTAAAAGAAGATATAGTATTGTTACCTGGTAGATCTCGTATAAAAAGAATAGTATCCAATACGGGGAGTCGTCCTATTCAAGTAGGATCTCATTTTCATTTTTATGAAACAAATTCGGCTCTTCTTTTTGATAGAGAAGGAACCAAAGGATATAGACTAGATATCCCTTCTGGTAGATCTGTTCGTTTTGAACCAGGAGAAACGAAGGAAGTTATGTTAGTAGAAATTGGTGGAAGTAAAAAAATTTATGGATTTTCGGGAAAAGAAAATACAACTATATGA
- a CDS encoding homoserine kinase has translation MKGVKIFAPATVANLACGFDVIGLALDFPKDEIFLYKSNYPGIRIHRMDGSPLPNDPKKNVAFVALQFLLKKYQQEQRFDNEKKIGFEIELIKNIHPGSGIGSSAASAAGIVYGANKLLGNPFSTIQLIRFAMEGERVASGTAHADNVAPAIMGGVTLVRSYKPLDITKLNVPNELWISIIHPQIEVKTSDAREILKQKILMTDAIRQWGNIGALVAGLYQEDYGLISRSLEDVIVEPIRAVLIPAFYELKIRCKEIGALGGGISGSGPSVFMLSKGNHTAKKVTEIMNKVYSPLKVDYKTYTSPINRQGIRWAEIL, from the coding sequence ATGAAGGGAGTTAAAATATTTGCACCAGCTACTGTAGCTAATTTGGCTTGTGGGTTTGATGTTATTGGATTGGCTTTAGATTTTCCTAAAGATGAAATTTTTTTATATAAATCTAATTATCCAGGAATACGTATCCATCGAATGGATGGATCCCCGCTACCTAATGATCCAAAAAAAAACGTAGCTTTTGTCGCTTTACAATTTTTATTAAAAAAATATCAACAAGAACAAAGATTTGATAATGAAAAAAAAATAGGATTTGAAATTGAGTTAATTAAAAATATTCATCCTGGAAGCGGTATAGGGTCTAGTGCAGCTAGTGCTGCAGGGATTGTTTATGGAGCTAATAAACTATTAGGAAATCCTTTTAGCACTATACAATTAATACGTTTTGCTATGGAAGGAGAACGTGTGGCAAGTGGAACGGCCCATGCTGATAATGTTGCTCCTGCTATCATGGGAGGAGTTACATTAGTTAGAAGTTATAAACCATTGGATATTACTAAATTGAACGTTCCCAATGAATTATGGATTAGTATTATACATCCACAAATAGAAGTCAAAACATCAGATGCTAGAGAAATCCTAAAACAAAAAATATTGATGACAGATGCTATTAGACAATGGGGAAATATAGGTGCATTAGTAGCAGGTTTATATCAAGAAGATTATGGTTTAATAAGTAGATCCTTGGAAGATGTTATAGTGGAACCTATACGAGCTGTGCTTATTCCAGCTTTTTATGAATTAAAAATAAGATGTAAAGAAATAGGGGCTTTAGGTGGGGGAATTTCTGGTTCAGGTCCTTCTGTTTTCATGCTTAGCAAAGGAAATCATACTGCAAAAAAAGTCACTGAAATTATGAATAAAGTATATTCTCCTTTAAAAGTAGATTATAAAACTTATACTTCTCCTATCAATAGACAAGGAATCAGGTGGGCTGAAATATTGTAA
- the ureC gene encoding urease subunit alpha, giving the protein MKKIDRESYASMYGPTKGDKIRLGDTSLWIEIEKDYTIYGDECVFGGGKVIRDGMGQHPFATRDEGVLDLVLINAIIIDYWGIIKADIGIKNGIIVGIGKAGNPYFMDKVTPNMYIGAGTEVISSENIIVTAGSVDSHVHYICPQLFEVALESGTTTIIGGGSGPATGTIATNCTSGVWNIQRMLKSTDHIPINLIFLASGNSSRPEALIEQIKAGAGGLKIHEDWGSTLHVIDQCLDVAEKLDVQVNIHTDSLNESGYVEDTIKILKNRTIHTYHTEGAGGGHAPDLLKVISFPNILPSSTSPTMPYTCNTIDEHLDMLMICHHLDSNLPEDIAFAKSRIRSETISAEGVLHDIGAISMTSSDSQAMGRIGEIVKRTWQTADKMKKERGSLHEDHKNNDNFRVKRYISKYTINPAITHGISEYVGSIQIGKMADLVLWKPSFFGVKPELVIKSGMIVYASMGDPNATIPTPQPFMYRKMFGYFEPKLSSIFVSINAINNSFFEKNEIKKQIKIVKGCRSLSKKNMILNEEIPNLEVDPKTYNVYINGEKIISHPSDVLPLSQRYFLF; this is encoded by the coding sequence ATGAAAAAAATAGATAGAGAATCTTATGCTAGTATGTATGGTCCTACTAAAGGAGATAAAATTCGTTTAGGGGATACATCTTTATGGATTGAAATAGAAAAAGATTATACAATTTATGGAGATGAATGTGTTTTTGGAGGAGGAAAAGTAATTAGAGATGGAATGGGACAACATCCGTTTGCTACAAGAGATGAAGGAGTTTTAGATTTAGTATTAATTAATGCTATTATTATTGATTATTGGGGAATCATAAAAGCGGATATAGGAATTAAAAATGGAATTATTGTTGGAATAGGAAAAGCGGGTAATCCTTATTTTATGGATAAGGTTACTCCTAACATGTATATTGGAGCAGGAACCGAAGTTATTTCTTCAGAAAATATCATAGTAACAGCTGGAAGTGTAGATAGTCATGTTCATTACATATGTCCACAATTGTTTGAAGTTGCCTTAGAAAGTGGAACTACTACTATTATTGGAGGTGGATCAGGACCGGCTACCGGAACTATAGCTACAAATTGTACTTCAGGTGTATGGAATATTCAAAGAATGTTAAAAAGTACAGATCATATTCCTATTAATCTTATTTTTCTTGCAAGTGGAAATAGCTCTCGTCCAGAAGCTTTAATTGAACAAATAAAAGCTGGTGCAGGAGGATTAAAAATCCATGAAGATTGGGGGAGCACTTTACATGTTATAGACCAATGTTTAGATGTAGCAGAAAAATTGGACGTACAAGTTAATATACATACAGATTCCCTAAATGAATCAGGTTATGTAGAAGATACTATAAAAATATTAAAAAATAGAACCATTCACACTTATCATACAGAAGGAGCAGGTGGAGGACATGCTCCTGATTTATTAAAAGTTATATCATTTCCTAATATTTTACCTTCATCAACAAGTCCTACTATGCCATATACTTGTAATACTATAGATGAACATTTAGATATGTTAATGATCTGTCACCATTTAGATTCTAATTTACCAGAAGATATTGCTTTTGCTAAATCCCGTATAAGATCTGAAACTATTAGTGCAGAAGGAGTTTTACATGATATAGGGGCCATTAGTATGACTAGTTCTGATTCTCAAGCTATGGGTCGCATAGGTGAGATTGTAAAAAGAACATGGCAAACAGCTGATAAAATGAAAAAAGAAAGAGGATCACTTCATGAAGATCATAAAAATAATGATAATTTTAGAGTCAAAAGATATATTTCAAAATATACTATAAATCCTGCTATTACTCATGGTATTTCTGAATATGTAGGTTCTATTCAGATCGGGAAAATGGCAGATTTGGTATTGTGGAAACCTTCTTTTTTTGGTGTAAAACCTGAATTAGTTATAAAAAGTGGAATGATTGTATACGCTAGTATGGGAGATCCTAATGCTACCATTCCAACCCCTCAGCCATTTATGTATCGAAAAATGTTTGGATATTTTGAACCAAAATTGAGTAGTATTTTTGTTTCAATAAATGCAATCAATAATAGTTTTTTTGAAAAAAATGAAATCAAAAAACAAATCAAAATAGTGAAAGGATGTCGTTCGTTATCCAAAAAAAACATGATACTAAACGAAGAAATACCCAATTTAGAAGTGGATCCTAAAACTTATAATGTTTATATAAATGGAGAAAAAATAATTTCTCATCCTTCTGATGTTTTACCACTTTCTCAAAGATATTTCTTATTCTAA
- a CDS encoding 50S ribosomal protein L25: MKYVNIYGYMRNIGEKAVRSIRDSGRIPCILYGKNINIPFSTSLESLRKIVYTTEVYGIVLKIEGYDQSINAIQKEIQFDPVNDKILHVDFYKIEKLKPIILEIPVKSFGRPIGVTKGGEYNSSVRKLRVKAYPSDIPEYIKLNINSLDIGDRIIVEDLYNDQYTILHPSHTLIASVKNSRTTIKGTEEESNEGKEKEDKK, from the coding sequence ATGAAATATGTAAATATATACGGTTATATGAGAAATATTGGGGAAAAAGCAGTTCGTTCCATTCGAGATTCTGGAAGAATCCCATGTATTTTATATGGAAAAAATATAAATATTCCATTTTCTACTTCATTAGAAAGTTTAAGGAAAATAGTATATACTACAGAAGTATATGGTATTGTACTTAAAATAGAAGGATATGATCAAAGTATAAATGCAATTCAAAAGGAAATACAATTTGATCCTGTTAATGATAAAATACTACATGTAGATTTTTATAAAATTGAAAAATTAAAACCTATTATATTAGAAATACCCGTAAAATCATTTGGTAGACCTATTGGAGTAACAAAAGGAGGAGAATATAATTCTTCTGTTAGAAAATTAAGAGTAAAAGCATATCCATCTGATATACCAGAATATATTAAACTAAATATTAATTCTTTAGACATTGGAGATAGAATCATAGTAGAGGATTTATATAATGATCAATATACTATATTACATCCTTCTCATACACTAATAGCAAGTGTAAAAAATTCACGTACAACTATAAAAGGTACTGAAGAAGAAAGTAACGAAGGAAAAGAAAAAGAAGATAAAAAATAA
- the thrC gene encoding threonine synthase, whose amino-acid sequence MLYYSLKNYKNLVSFEDAVLTGLSPDGGLYMPKCIPKLDTKFIRKLPFHDIYTLAMLIIKPYIGKYIPEEFIDKIIHDTLNFSFPMKKIHDNIHVLELFHGPTLAFKDVGAKFMAGCLSFFSKKLGKSITVLVATSGDTGGAVAKGFHQKPGIEVIILYPYNGISSVQKKQITSLGDNILALEIHGSFDDCQSMVKKAFLDKEVNKKYTLTSANSINIGRWLPQMFYYFLAYRQMIIKNPIELIFSVPSGNFGNLCAGMMAEKMGLPIKFFIASTNINDTIPRFLKSTKYHPLPVKKTISNAMDISDPSNFSRIWHLYHKNIFQLRKKLYSYKFTDEETLASIKMIWSEYQYMLDPHGAIGYLGLRQYLQKVNNVSEPSVFLETAHPIKFLDHMPFSLQKKILFPKELEVFLNTKNKNQSIPLSNDFNVFKNWLLERK is encoded by the coding sequence ATGTTGTATTATAGTTTGAAAAATTATAAAAACTTAGTTTCTTTCGAAGATGCTGTTTTAACTGGTTTATCACCTGATGGTGGATTATATATGCCTAAATGCATTCCTAAATTAGATACAAAATTTATTCGTAAACTTCCGTTTCATGACATTTATACGCTTGCTATGTTGATTATAAAGCCATATATCGGAAAATATATCCCAGAAGAATTTATTGATAAAATCATTCATGATACTTTAAATTTTTCTTTTCCAATGAAAAAAATACATGATAATATTCACGTATTAGAGCTTTTTCATGGACCTACTTTAGCTTTTAAAGATGTTGGAGCTAAATTTATGGCAGGATGTTTAAGTTTTTTTTCTAAAAAATTAGGAAAAAGTATTACAGTTTTAGTTGCCACTTCAGGAGATACCGGGGGAGCTGTCGCTAAAGGATTTCATCAAAAACCTGGAATAGAAGTCATTATTTTATATCCATATAATGGAATCAGTTCTGTACAAAAAAAACAAATTACTTCATTGGGAGATAATATATTAGCTTTAGAAATACACGGAAGTTTTGATGATTGTCAGAGCATGGTGAAAAAAGCTTTTTTAGATAAAGAAGTGAACAAAAAATATACATTAACTTCTGCAAATTCTATTAATATAGGAAGATGGCTCCCTCAAATGTTTTATTACTTTTTAGCTTACAGACAAATGATTATAAAAAATCCGATAGAGTTAATTTTTTCAGTTCCTAGTGGAAATTTTGGAAATCTTTGTGCAGGAATGATGGCTGAAAAAATGGGGTTACCTATAAAATTTTTTATTGCATCTACAAATATTAATGATACTATACCTAGATTTTTAAAATCTACAAAATATCATCCTCTTCCGGTAAAAAAAACTATATCAAATGCTATGGATATATCTGATCCAAGCAATTTTTCTAGAATATGGCATTTATATCATAAAAATATCTTTCAATTAAGAAAAAAATTATATTCCTACAAATTCACGGATGAAGAAACTTTAGCAAGTATAAAAATGATATGGTCCGAATATCAATACATGCTTGATCCACATGGAGCCATAGGTTATTTAGGACTTAGACAATATTTACAAAAAGTTAATAATGTTTCAGAACCATCGGTTTTTTTGGAAACCGCTCATCCTATTAAATTTTTAGATCATATGCCATTTTCTTTACAAAAAAAGATACTCTTTCCTAAAGAATTAGAAGTCTTTTTAAACACAAAAAATAAAAATCAAAGTATTCCCTTATCCAATGATTTTAATGTTTTCAAAAATTGGTTATTAGAAAGAAAATAA
- a CDS encoding ribose-phosphate diphosphokinase: MNQKVLFFSTRSGLKLSENIAYYYGNFLGKVRFLEFSDGEYTPCFEQSVRGTQVFLIGSTFPPVDNLMELLLMCDAARRASAYNITLVIPYFGWARQDHKDQPRTPIAAKLIANLIVASGATKVMTMDLHADQIQGFFDIPVDHLYASRIFIDYIKRLNIDQLTIASPDMGGAKRARSYAGYLGTDVVICYKERKKANEIEFMNLIGNVQEKNIILIDDMVDTAGTLTEAANLIKKQGAKSVRAIATHPVLSGNSYEKIHQSAIEELVVTDTIPINQMKSNDKIKVLSCAPLFAEVMQSVHKDESISNKFII; encoded by the coding sequence ATGAATCAAAAGGTACTCTTCTTTTCTACAAGAAGCGGATTGAAATTGTCAGAAAATATAGCTTATTATTATGGAAATTTTCTTGGTAAAGTACGGTTTTTAGAATTTAGTGATGGAGAATATACTCCTTGTTTTGAACAATCTGTTCGTGGAACTCAAGTATTTTTAATTGGATCTACTTTTCCTCCAGTAGATAATTTAATGGAATTATTATTAATGTGCGATGCAGCTCGTAGGGCTTCCGCTTACAATATAACACTTGTTATTCCGTATTTTGGATGGGCGAGACAAGATCATAAAGATCAACCTAGAACACCTATTGCAGCAAAGCTTATAGCTAATTTAATAGTAGCTTCAGGAGCTACTAAGGTTATGACCATGGATTTACATGCAGATCAAATTCAAGGATTTTTTGATATTCCTGTAGATCATTTATATGCATCTAGAATATTTATCGATTATATTAAAAGATTAAACATTGATCAGTTGACCATTGCTTCTCCAGATATGGGAGGAGCTAAAAGAGCTAGAAGCTATGCAGGTTATTTGGGAACAGATGTAGTAATCTGTTATAAAGAAAGAAAAAAAGCAAATGAAATAGAGTTTATGAATCTTATAGGAAATGTACAAGAAAAAAACATTATACTCATAGATGATATGGTAGATACGGCCGGAACTTTAACAGAAGCTGCTAATTTAATTAAAAAACAAGGAGCTAAAAGTGTACGTGCTATAGCTACTCATCCTGTATTATCAGGAAATTCATATGAAAAAATTCATCAATCAGCTATTGAAGAATTGGTAGTTACAGATACGATTCCCATAAATCAAATGAAATCTAATGATAAAATTAAAGTTTTATCTTGCGCTCCACTTTTTGCGGAAGTGATGCAATCAGTACATAAAGATGAGTCTATTAGTAATAAATTTATAATATAA
- a CDS encoding nucleoside deaminase, whose product MKIALDEAFIAFHKNEIPIGAAITYQNIVIAKAHNLTETLCNITAHAEMLVINLASNFLKKKYINKCTLYVTLEPCVMCAGALFWAQIGRVVCGASNPSKRGFIYAGNKLHPKTEFISGIMKSQCKAIIQEFFCDKRIQKSKKL is encoded by the coding sequence ATGAAAATAGCTTTAGATGAAGCTTTTATCGCTTTTCATAAAAATGAAATTCCTATAGGTGCTGCAATTACATATCAGAATATAGTTATAGCAAAAGCACATAATTTAACTGAAACTTTATGTAATATTACAGCACACGCAGAAATGTTAGTTATCAATTTAGCATCAAATTTTTTGAAAAAAAAATATATAAATAAATGTACATTATATGTAACCCTAGAACCCTGTGTTATGTGTGCTGGAGCTTTGTTTTGGGCTCAAATAGGAAGAGTCGTTTGTGGAGCATCTAATCCATCAAAAAGAGGATTTATCTATGCTGGAAACAAATTACATCCTAAAACAGAATTCATATCTGGAATTATGAAAAGTCAGTGTAAAGCTATTATACAGGAATTTTTTTGTGATAAAAGAATCCAGAAATCTAAAAAATTATAA
- a CDS encoding DedA family protein: MSDIWDFFQHLFNPRWIFLYFGNTALFILLAIVFAETGFFIGFFLPGDSLLFTAGIFGEDLCKNFYNVPFVVIILIVAVMAILGNMQGYWLGYKSGKLLYEKRDSFFFKKKHLILAKLFYNKYKTTALIMSRFLPMFRTFAPIVAGAIRIDFKKFMIYNIIGALAWTFSIMLAGHYLDKSFPELKNHLEWIILLIVLITTLPIFLKMKISKSKKLNFL; the protein is encoded by the coding sequence ATGTCAGATATTTGGGATTTTTTCCAACATTTGTTTAATCCTAGATGGATATTTTTATATTTCGGAAATACAGCTTTATTTATTCTCTTAGCTATTGTTTTTGCGGAAACAGGATTTTTTATTGGTTTTTTTTTACCTGGAGATTCTTTATTATTCACTGCTGGAATTTTTGGGGAAGATTTATGCAAAAATTTTTATAATGTTCCTTTTGTTGTCATCATTTTAATTGTAGCAGTAATGGCGATTCTTGGTAATATGCAAGGATACTGGTTAGGATATAAATCAGGAAAACTGTTGTATGAAAAAAGGGATTCCTTTTTTTTTAAGAAAAAACATTTAATTTTAGCAAAACTGTTTTACAATAAATATAAAACAACTGCTCTTATTATGAGTCGTTTTCTACCCATGTTTCGTACTTTTGCTCCTATTGTAGCAGGTGCCATTCGCATAGATTTCAAAAAATTTATGATATATAACATTATTGGAGCGCTTGCTTGGACTTTTTCTATCATGTTAGCTGGACATTATTTAGATAAAAGTTTTCCGGAATTAAAAAATCATCTTGAATGGATTATTTTATTAATTGTATTAATTACAACTTTACCAATTTTTTTAAAAATGAAAATAAGCAAAAGTAAAAAGTTAAATTTTTTATAA